The region TAGGTCGTTGCCGGATTTTTTTATTTTTTGTATAAAATTATGTTATAATCTAGTAAGAGTTCTTTGTCCAAATGGAGATGATGTATCATGAACAGATTAATTAAACGAACATTGTTTATTTTATTAATAAGTATTATATTTGGGATAGGAATGACAGGAATTATTAATTATAATATAATCAATTTTTCCAGCAAGTATATTGTATCTTTAGAAGATGCACCAAAATGCGAGGCAGCTTTGGTTTTAGGAGCTTTAGTATATAATAACGAAAGAGTATCACCTATTCTTCAAGATAGGTTGGATATGGGAATTGAACTTTATAAGAATAATATAGTGCAAAAAGTTTTGTTAAGTGGAGACCATGGACGAAAATTATATGATGAAGTTAATGCTATGAAAAAATATGTAATATCACAAAATGTACCGGTAGAAGATATTTTTTTGGACCATGCAGGGTTCAACACCTATGATAGTTTATATAGGGCTAAACATATTTTTCAAGCAAAAAAGATTATTATTGTTACTCAAGAATATCATTTACCAAGAGCAATTTATATTGCTAGAAAATTAGGTATAGAAGCATATGGAGTCATAGCGGACAAACATATTTATCCTAAAATGCCTTTATATAAAAGTAGGGAGAGTTTAGCTCGAGTTAAGGATTATATACTTGTAAATTTTTTAAAACCAAAATCAAGATATTTGGGTGAGATTATAGATTTAAGTGGTGATGGACGGGTTACTGATGATAAAAAATAACTTACAAGGTTTGAAATATGTATTAAATTGGTAGTATAATGATAGTATGACATTATGCTACCTATTTTTTTGAAAGGGGAAATTAAATTTGAACAGAAAAATTGGTTATATAATTGGTATTGTTATAATTTTAGCATTAGTTTTAATAAGTTCTTTTTCAAGTATTATAAATTTCATTACAGACTATCTATGGTTTAAGGAATTAGGATATACTAAGACATTTTTTACCAAGTTAAGAACTCAGTTTACAATAGGAATACCTACTTTCATTTTATTAACTTTATTGCTAGTTTTTTATTTTAAATCTA is a window of Caloranaerobacter ferrireducens DNA encoding:
- a CDS encoding SanA/YdcF family protein, with amino-acid sequence MNRLIKRTLFILLISIIFGIGMTGIINYNIINFSSKYIVSLEDAPKCEAALVLGALVYNNERVSPILQDRLDMGIELYKNNIVQKVLLSGDHGRKLYDEVNAMKKYVISQNVPVEDIFLDHAGFNTYDSLYRAKHIFQAKKIIIVTQEYHLPRAIYIARKLGIEAYGVIADKHIYPKMPLYKSRESLARVKDYILVNFLKPKSRYLGEIIDLSGDGRVTDDKK